The following DNA comes from Mya arenaria isolate MELC-2E11 chromosome 11, ASM2691426v1.
ataaaCTAAAAACAGTACAAAATGCATCATAAAAATTTAATACCATAAAAATgcttgtaataaatatttacatttagaatTGTCAGATATTATCATTGCACATTCAATGCAAAGAGAAACCAAGTTATCacaataatatttgtaacatagACAAGGCAGTTTTGAGTTCAAGTTTTCACTATTTGAACACTTAGCCATCCTCGACACCCCAGGATATTCATAATAGGTTTTGAATATGCTGTGGTGTAAAGGATGGCACTAAACATAACTTCAACATAAAACTATAACAATTCATAAACTGAAGGGTATAAGAAAATGTGTGGACCATGTATACCCCTAATATCATATTTAAGCTGATTCATACAGATAAACATATGTCCCCTTAAGTTCATTAAAGAAATGCCAACCTTTATTGCtatcattaacaaatacaaaGCATCAATATCTGGCAGTTTTACTGAATTATTGGATGAGATGCATTGATCATTCAATATTTGATTACtccatataaaataatacatagtattaacaaaatatttttaaagtaaaacttttaaattatgtttgaaagtttattatatattacatgtaaacatacaaaatgatgattgtttaaaacatgaacGATTTTAGATTCTTAAtccatgtaattattttaacaacacttaaaaattgCATTCATAATGctttgatgaaaataaagacataaacaataacaaatggcGCATACAATGTCATGTATGCTACGACAAAACAACAACTCTTTGTGTTAACATGTATGTATGCTCGAGTTATAGCTCATTTACACATACTGCAATGCATATCAATCCCAAAAATCGCTTTTTTATACCATAAATGAAATTCAGTAGAACATCAAATAAACTTgggtatttttcattttttttggcggccatcttggacgccattttttaaaaaaatttggAGACTCcagcaattttggtaaaaacaaaatattgttccATATTTTGCAGGCTctaacaaacattttaagatataaaagtCACTGTTATCTAATGTAGACCAGTTGAACCCCTAAATAAATAAGATGTTCATGCCCATTTCCTACATTGAACACTCTGTCAATATTTGGTAGAACCTTTCTGCCCCCAGGaggaccagcatgggcacctgATTGCCTTCATAGAATAAACTGTTAAGactgttaaaaaaattaaaaaaatgtttaaaacttgccctgtatattttgattatgaatacatacacattttacatattggcagttgaaacctgaTATTACTTTATCctaaaaaattcaaaatcattacattcAAGTTCTTCATAGTCTGATaaaatgtgcccttttctccctcagcaccctgtccctttcctgcagcaccctgtcccttttctgcagcaccctgtccctttcctgcagcactgtcctttttaaaaaccTGGCTCCAACCCTAGGTATGCCAAGatgaacattgaaaacaaaacccCAAAAAGTTTGATGACACCAAGTATGACAACAATATAAATCTACCGTACATGTAACCAAATCATATGAGAAGGCAAATAACAATATCCAATGCTTTTGTTCAGACATATAAGAAAGCATATCTAAAATTTACagtgaaatgaaaaacatgCCTGATATTTCAGCGAAGTTTTGTTCAGTTTTTTCCATGTGTACAATACATAGTGTTGGGAGTCATCACAggctttctaaattattaaatcaGAATTCTATCAAGCGATTCCATTGGCTGAGACATGAGCGTTAACACTATGTTCTAAATGCTAGATTTACATCATTTGGTCATCCCTGCTGCATGATTATTTCTCATTGAAtgcaaaaatatacaatattgtaggtaaacaaaaattgaattgaatgtttACCTATACAGAGGTcaattacatgtacaaataatcattttgttaAGAATAATTTAATGCCCTGTTTATAggagaaaagaaaatgatgtttaagaTGTGACTGTTCGTTTTCAGAAGATGGTTGTAAGGCATGTTCGTTGTAATCTTTAAAATCAGCACAGTCTGAGACATTAACAGATGGATGAGAAAACTGCAGGGAAAGCACAAGCAATTGTCTGTTGCTTTTCAAACATCACTTCAATAATtgaagcaagagttatgggccttgcagTTCACATTCATATTGTCTCCATCAACGTCTGTACCAAGTTTCGTTCGAATAtcttgaagttttattaaatatgtttgaatatcTTGAAGTTTTATTCGTTATGTCAAATGTTCTTTGCACATAAATGATGTCAATGGCAATGACTCCAAGGCTATGAAAAAACTTCAACTTTTTGATTCCAAAAATAGACAAGCTAAAAACGGTAGATAAGAGGTCACAAGCTACAACATGTCATGACTCAACATGTCATGTCTGCTTATTGTTGTTTTGggttttcaaacaaataccAGCATAAAGCTAAACTAATTTCAAAGACTGAATAATCTGCTGAATTTTTTTATATCCCTGCTAAAATCTTATAAAAACGAAGCTATAGGCCGATTGCTCAGAACTTCAAAGTTAACATAGTTGCTAATATCATTGTGTCTCTTTACTGCTCTTTGAATTTCACTGATATATTTGTGATTTGTAGTgtttctcaaatatttgaaaaagatgtTCAGCTGTGTTAGTCTTATtgaaatatatgagcacatcagataatgttttatctttaaacgtAAACGTGGCAATGATGTTGTTTATCACGTTGTTTACTTTATGGCCTAGTTTAAGCCATCTATAAGACTTAGtgacaccccccccccaaaaaaaaaaataataaataatatgtgtatagtacacagcctctgtttattgatcttaatctacttgccttgatccctcttatcagatctcagATCTGAGTatcaggagatgcacagcaggggattatcatgtcaaacattccttaaactaggcctttaaacaaagttctgaacaatttgcccaaaaaacaataaaaccaatCATCTCCTGAAGTAAGACCCAAAAGTGCTGAAAGCAGAGGAGAGAACACTGCTGGCGGTGAGGGCTGAGTCTGTCATATCCTGGGATACGTATCCAAGGGCTTGCAAGGACTCTGGCTGAGTGGCAGCTGAGGGGAGGGGGATGTTGTCCGGTACAGTCTCCCAATCCCCTGAGTCCAGCTCCCCTTTCGCACAGTTGTTAAAATCATCGTCACTCTCGTCCGATTGTCCATTTGAATCCTCGACTGAATCCATCATATCTTGCTCAACATCAAACCAGCCAATCCTGGAAAgtaatcatttaaacattgaaagCCAGAAccatttaaaacttaaaaactgttatgttatgaacatgtacatgtttgtcatCCATATTTTTCTGGTTTCAGTACAACACATCCTGAACAGTTTCATAAACAGTattcagggcttccattaagaatttgaaactggaagtatgaacttcctgtccatcagttttgaatttttttcgcTGAAGTTTGCAAGTTCTAGTCTCCCtaatataatactttttttctgcaattttttCAACTAgtaagttaaatatcaaataatttgcatttttgacTTGCTCAATTAAcagacttatattataataattcattttacttaaagacTGATCGAAATTGTGacaatgaaaaataacttcacaccaggttttgattttttgtacttccaaggaatcaattttggttttaacccatttctagggagtaatatacttccaaacttgctttaacggaagccctgcAGAAAATGATAAATGCTTAAGGCAAGTTAGACCGTGGTgatgaaacatatttaaataatcatcGCTGGGCACATAACATTGACTATAATCGATTCTTATTATCTATGATTGATTTTCAtcaaactatcattattcctcataatacataaaatacatgcgaataaaacatgttgcaacatttcatatatatattatatatgtatatatataaaagattgtttgtttttttaattatctctTTTTCATGTTTCTATATGTTGTACCATGGATATATACATTACGTCTGTGCCCCACATCCTTACAAGACTGATACTCTTGCTGGGGTTAATGTAGCTGGATAGGTCAGTGGTATCGGAAAATTAACCTACATATCCCCCATTACTAATACCAGACCAAAAATATTTCCACAGGAGGtcttcaaattgtttaaaaaccatagaaatctataaaaaaaaaaaatgaatttactaCTCAATAATAGCAAACATGTCCACTAATACTCCAAGTTGTAAcagaaaaagtacaaaaatctttattcttaaatatacatattgtgccaattgttcagaatttCGTCAAAGTTAATTCAGATATTTCGTCAAAGTTAATTCAGATATTTCGTCAAAGTTAATTCAGATATTTCATCAAAGTTAATTCAGATATTTCGTCAAAGTTAATTCAGATATTTCGTCAAAGTTAATTCAGATATTTCGTCAAAGTTAATAACGTtgtaattataattgtttacttttCTATCTGTATTATTCtggaagttttatgaatatgaatatgatcTGCAATACTCCTAATACGATTGGAGACAACTGTTTTATATACACTTGTCTCATTTGAATATACAAGCACATCATAAAACTTTTCACTAATGAAATTTATCAATGATGCCATTATTACGCTTTTAGCTTAAACAAAATTCAGAACAATCAGCCAATAGTGTATTTTCACGCACCTGCCGAGTTGACTATGATTCAGCAGTTCCACCAAGTTATGCGGTGTGTGTTTAGGCTCCAGTCGCTCTGCGCTCACACCCTGGGAAAAACACAGGTACAGCACGTTCTTGTTCAATCGCGACACCGAGCGATTAAACTGGCGTTCTGGAACCTCATCCAAGCAGAATTCactgaaatgtaaaaatatcttGTTAGAATGAAATGCTAGATTTctcatataataatataacattttcattaaaaattataattgtcATTTCGATGAAATACAATAGCAGAAGTTTAGAAGTTTGACCTCTgtgaatgaccttgacccttgttacatctgttaatgaccttgacctatttTACATTTGTGAATGACCTTGAACTTTTTATCTCTGTGAGTGGCCTGGACCTTAAAGCTGAAACCTTATGTCTTTTCTGGTATAACGTTTTTGTGTCAAAGACTGTGCCAAGTTATTGTATCAAAATCATCCCAAgggttatgttacattttaccAAATCTGACTTGGGATGCCCTTAAATAAAGTGACTTATGCAGGTGACACAATAAGCTTTAATGTTTGCAATTGAGGCCTAGATATTCTACTAGCCCAAAGCACTATTGTCCAGTGCATGCTGACACTAAAAAGGTGAGGTTAAAGTGCGAGGACTATGAGGTGTTACACAGGCTCACGATTATTGTGGCTTGGACTGACCTGAAGCACTGTTTCTTGTACTGGCTGACACTGAGAAAGTAAGCTAGAAGTGTTAGGAGCTGTGAGGTGTGACATTGTTGTTCCCTACTAACCTGAAGCACTGTTTCTTGTACAGGCTGACACTGAGAAAGTAAGCTAGAAGTGTGAGGAGCTGTGAGGTGTGACATTGTTGTTCCCCACTAACCTGAAGCACTGTTTCTTGTACAGGCTGACACTGAGAAAGTGCGCTAGAAGTGTGAGGAGCAGCGAGGTGTGACATTGTTGTTCCCTACTAACCTGAAGCACTGTTTCTTGTACAGGCTGACACTGAGAAAGTAAGCTAGAAGTGTGAGGAGCTGTGAGGTGTGACAAAGCCCCGCAATGATTGTGTTCCCTGGGCTTGTGTGGCTTGTGTCTTCCCTGGAGCCCTCCTCAGCAGCTTTAGCAACTGAAAGGTGGTGGAGGATAGATAAAGATTTTACAAGCAATTTTACTGGTTATCCAATTTTCCTAAAATCACATGTAAGTGAAAAATTCGACCTTTTGAACGTTAAATTGAATCAGCAGGGTGTAGTTAAACGGCagcagggtgctggaaaagggAAGCAGGGGGCCTcaccctgctatttaggccGAGCTGGAGCACTGTATCTTGTAGTGACTGCTAGTACTGGTTGTAATCAACCTGCCTTGCTTATTTACACAATAAGTCATAGTTTCAAATATCTGTAAAGTACTTACCTATTTTCATATAGTGAGGTAATCCCTATTTAATGAAAGAAGTACTGGAGCCACTATCTTGTAGTGACTACTTGTACTGGCCGTATTCCCCCCTGCCTGCACAAAAGCCTTCTGGCTGTATTACACAATTACTGATACTTTCAAATATCTGTGAAGTACTTACCTATGGTCATATAGTGAGATAATCTCTATTCAATGGAAGAAGCCACTTTCTTGTAGCGACTGTTGGTACTGGCCGTAATCCACCTGCCCCGCACATAAGCCATCTGGCTGGATTACACAAGACTTTAATAGTAATCACCTCAAATACCTGTAAATTACTCACCCATAATATTATATTGAGAGTAGTCTCCATTTGACGGCAGTACTGGAGCCACTATCTTGTAGTGACTGCTGGTACTGGCCATAATCCACCTGCCCCGCACATAAGCCATCTGGCTGTATTACACAAGACTTTAGTAGTAATCACTTTGAATACCTACTGAAATACTTACCCATAATATTATATTGAGAGTAGTCCCCATCTGACGGCAGTACTGGAGCCACTTTCTTGTACTGACTGCTGGTACAAGCCGTAATCCACCTGCCCCGCACATAAGCCATCTGGCTGGATTACACAAGTAGTAATCATTTCAATAATCTGTGAAGTACTTACCCATAATGTTATATTGAGAGTAGTCCCCATTTGATGGCACCACTGGAGCTACTTTCTTGTACTGACTGCTGCTACTAGCGGTTATCCACCCGCCCCGCACATAAGCCATCTGGCTGGATTACACAAGTAGTAATCATTTCAAATATCTGTGAAGTACTTACCCATAATGTTATAATGAGAGTAGTCCCCATTTGATGGCAGAACTGAGGCTACTATCTTGCACTGACTGCTGCTACAAGCCATAACCCACCTGGCCCGCACATAAGCCATCTGGCTGTATTACACAAAACTTTAGTAGTTATGACTTTGAATATCTACTGAAATACTTACCCATGATATTATATTGGGAGTAGTCCCCATTTGATGGCACTACTGGATCTACTATCTTGTACTGACTGCTGGAACTAGCCGTAATCCACCTGCCCCGCACATAAGCCATCTGGCTGGATTACACGAGATTTTAGTAGTAATCATTTCAAATACCTGTGAAGTACTTACCCATAAAGTTATATTGAGAGTAGTCCCCATTTGATGGCACTTCTGGAGCTACTTTCTTGTACTGACTGCTGCTACTAGTGGTTATCCACCTGCCCAGCACATAAGCCATCTGGCTGGATTACACAAGACTTTAGTAGTAATCACTTCAAATACTTGTAATGTACTTACCCATAATATTATATTGAGAGTAGTCCCCATTTGACGGCAGAACTGGAGCTACTATCTTGTACTGACTGCTGCTACTAGCCGTTATCCACCTGCCCCGCACATAAGCCATCTGGCTGGCTTCCTGTAACGCCTCTTTCAATACATCGTCACTCTCTCCCATAGCGCCTGTACTTCTATACATGTGAAATTCAACATAAACAGTTAGTTAATAGGCAATAGTTTATGTACAGTGTATCagttaatttcaattttatatttcaaaaactaaaATTTTAATTCAGCCAATCAATAATGTATATGAATTAGTAGAAAATTAATTTCCGTTTAAATGTAACGTTATATCCGCTAGGTGGCGGAAAATAGATGGTTTCGTGCAGGAGGAATTAAGAGTAACTGTCATTCAAGTTTAAAATTTTGTGTTGAAAGTTATGGATTGGTAGAAATacgtatttaaaatgaatataagttATAGAACATGGATGATGGTAGTATGATTTAGAAATAAGTCCTGTTTTATTCAGTTTGAAAATACCACTGTGTTGTTTGactatatgtgtacatgtacagttgGTTACCCAAGTGCTTAAACCAGAATTAAATCTGAAATGCATGAAATGATAT
Coding sequences within:
- the LOC128207839 gene encoding beclin 1-associated autophagy-related key regulator-like, translating into MEEISCSDTEAPTEFNTKSISQSLSGLSVAVERCPLCSEARRPFYCKGCVNEGQFHHSTARYPDSYLDKQRIWEQKKTLRGHLLEGFKEKSAPVQRKIVTKTQIDECRRNIELLKTSLQASKQLALKGKSAQERIRRENLIRYAKGKKHQEKKRRIIDYIVKVTDAIAKKREKLTERQGEVMELRKSRIADLTTYIFPVTAVTMERSTGAMGESDDVLKEALQEASQMAYVRGRWITASSSSQYKIVAPVLPSNGDYSQYNIMVAKAAEEGSREDTSHTSPGNTIIAGLCHTSQLLTLLAYFLSVSLYKKQCFSEFCLDEVPERQFNRSVSRLNKNVLYLCFSQGVSAERLEPKHTPHNLVELLNHSQLGRIGWFDVEQDMMDSVEDSNGQSDESDDDFNNCAKGELDSGDWETVPDNIPLPSAATQPESLQALGYVSQDMTDSALTASSVLSSAFSTFGSYFRR